A window from Manis javanica isolate MJ-LG chromosome 10, MJ_LKY, whole genome shotgun sequence encodes these proteins:
- the PYDC1 gene encoding pyrin domain-containing protein 1 isoform X2, with the protein MGNKRDAILDALENLTVTEFKKFKLKLGSVQLRQGFRTIPRGVLGPLDAMDLTDKLIAFYCEDYGAELTAAVLCDMGMQQEAAQLQGLSEGQGER; encoded by the exons ATGGGGAACAAGCGCGACGCCATCCTGGACGCACTGGAGAACCTGACAGTGACTGAGTTCAAGAAGTTCAAGCTAAAGCTGGGATCTGTGCAACTGCGTCAAGGCTTTCGGACCATCCCACGAGGGGTGCTCGGGCCGCTTGATGCCATGGATCTCACTGACAAGCTGATCGCCTTCTACTGTGAGGACTACGGGGCAGAGCTCACAGCAGCCGTGCTATGCGACATGGGAATGCAGCAGGAGGCAGCGCAGCTTCAGGGG CTGTCTGAAGGCCAAGGAGAACGCTGA
- the PYDC1 gene encoding pyrin domain-containing protein 1 isoform X1 — protein sequence MGNKRDAILDALENLTVTEFKKFKLKLGSVQLRQGFRTIPRGVLGPLDAMDLTDKLIAFYCEDYGAELTAAVLCDMGMQQEAAQLQGEERTSPNLKDFLPTELRGERLLSLLVSPGPSPSPRAKWVSLSAWKMNA from the exons ATGGGGAACAAGCGCGACGCCATCCTGGACGCACTGGAGAACCTGACAGTGACTGAGTTCAAGAAGTTCAAGCTAAAGCTGGGATCTGTGCAACTGCGTCAAGGCTTTCGGACCATCCCACGAGGGGTGCTCGGGCCGCTTGATGCCATGGATCTCACTGACAAGCTGATCGCCTTCTACTGTGAGGACTACGGGGCAGAGCTCACAGCAGCCGTGCTATGCGACATGGGAATGCAGCAGGAGGCAGCGCAGCTTCAGGGG GAGGAGAGGACCTCACCCAACCTAAAAGACTTTCTACCCACAGAGCTGAGAGGAGAGAGACTCTTGTCCCTGCTGGTCTCTCCAGGGCCCAGCCCAAGCCCTAGGGCAAAGTGGGTCTCCCTAAGTGCTTGGAAAATGAATGCTTGA